In one window of Bemisia tabaci chromosome 6, PGI_BMITA_v3 DNA:
- the NELF-B gene encoding negative elongation factor B, translated as MSANKMVGTGLEEIGVPGQAYLREALTSCTDPLKAIEEFQLENGILLPSLRQMLPLLDLHGVRRLDFHTSVLEELRDKLVSHINEVGQTEGRERDKKLKELLIKSFPLVKVKALRPVVMAILRNTNHIDDKYLRVLVRDRDLYNDTDTEVKRQIWKDNQSLFGDEVSPLLTRYIREKETILFDHTNLTNLFFTPSPKVRRQGEVVQKLAHMIGSSVKLYDMVLQFLRTLFLRTRNVHYCTLRAELLMALHDLEVQDIISVDPCHKFTWCLDACIREKNVDVKRSRELQGFLDSVKRGQEQVLGDLSMTLCDPYAINFLATSVIKILHHLINNESLPRDNTVLILLLRMLALGLSAWVMIDSQEFKEPKLDNQVVTKFLPALMSLIVDDQVRGLNSKLPPDERDAAITIIEHSGPPPDACLNFVQENSVASIIAMYYTLHVAKLKDKVGLLRVLGILAHCENDRAFEDPFLHFLVSLLIQQADEFAHEDFCTVIFDEFFFTGLGRDNVLRHMLKLLWYIYSKLPPNRLSTLMKILEPNSQQNESVDSLYEMLVEKINGNQEPTSQEATPRNLDYLESPLMSVPTPKPL; from the exons ATGAGTGCCAACAAAATGGTGGGCACTGGTCTGGAGGAGATCGGTGTGCCCGGGCAAGCATACTTGCGGGAGGCTCTTACGAGTTGTACAGATCCGCTCAAAGCTATCGAAGAATTTCAG CTTGAAAATGGTATTCTGCTGCCCTCTCTGCGACAGATGTTACCCTTATTAGACTTACATGGTGTTCGGAGATTAGATTTTCATACATCTGTTCTGGAg GAATTAAGAGATAAATTAGTTAGTCACATTAATGAAGTGGGTCAAACTGAAGGCCGTGAAAGGGACAAGAAACTGAAAGAACTTCTCATCAAAAGTTTTCCACTGGTTAAAGTAAAAGCCTTGCGCCCTGTTGTCATGGCAATTCTTAGAAATACCAATCACATTGATGACAAATATCTACGAGTATTG GTACGAGACAGAGATTTATACAATGACACTGATACAGAAGTCAAACGGCAAATTTGGAAAGACAACCAATCCTTATTTGGTGATGAAGTTTCACCTCTTCTTACTCGCTACATCCGGGAGAAGGAAACTATTCTGTTTGATCATACAAACTTGACTAATCTGTTTTTTACGCCTTCACCAAAAGTGCGACGGCAGGGTGAAGTAGTTCAAAAATTGGCTCATATGATTGGCAGTAGTGTTAAACTGTATGACATGGTGTTACAGTTTCTGCGTACACTATTTCTCCGCACACGGAATGTGCACTACTGCACTTTGCGTGCTGAGTTACTCATGGCTCTTCATGATCTTGAAGTTCAAGACATAATCTCAGTAGACCCTTGTCACAAATTCACCTGGTGTCTTGACGCTTGCATCAGAGAGAAGAATGTAGACGTAAAGAGATCCAGAGAACTTCAAGGGTTTTTGGACAGTGTCAAGCGTGGACAGGAGCAAGTGCTTGGTGATTTATCCATGACTCTGTGTGATCCATATGCAATTAATTTCCTTGCAACATCTGTCATTAAAATTCTACATCACCTTATCAATAACGAAAGTCTTCCTAGAGATAACACTGTGTTGATTCTTCTGCTTCGAATGCTTGCCTTAGGTCTCAGTGCTTGGGTCATGATTGATTCTCAG gaattcaaaGAGCCAAAATTAGACAATCAAGTCGTTACAAAATTTTTACCTGCCTTGATGAGTCTCATAGTTGATGATCAAGTTCGTGGTCTCAATAGTAAATTACCACCAGATGAGCGAGATGCAGCCATCACTATTATTGAACACTCAG GACCTCCTCCGGATGCGTGTTTGAATTTTGTTCAAGAAAATAGTGTAGCCAGTATCATAGCTATGTATTACACACTCCATGTAGCAAAACTGAAGGACAAAGTAGGCCTCTTGCGTGTATTAGGTATCCTAGCGCACTGTGAGAATGATCGTGCATTTGAAGACCCATTCCTACATTTTCTA gTTTCACTCCTTATCCAACAAGCAGACGAGTTTGCGCATGAAGACTTTTGTACTGTGATTTTTGATGAGTTCTTTTTCACTGGACTTGGGCGGGACAATGTACTTCGACATATGTTAAAACTCCTCTGGTACATCTATTCCAAACTGCCACCTAATCGACTTAGCACccttatgaaaattttagagcccAATTCTCAG cAAAACGAATCTGTAGACAGTTTATATGAAATGTTAGTCGAGAAAATCAATGGGAATCAGGAACCTACATCTCAAGAGGCGACTCCACGAAATTTAGACTATCTTGAATCCCCTTTAATGAGTGTGCCAACTCCAAAGCCTTTATAG